In a single window of the Candidatus Saccharimonadales bacterium genome:
- a CDS encoding sigma-70 family RNA polymerase sigma factor: MEFGPSFNTSIAPEEDGPAAYYSQPHLEVVGGGYESGIDNYADLLSQPEISSLLESAQNHGLIDLESITSACDGLGLEDHDVSRVIHMIEQSGVTINGDHEGEEQEIDELIRSGSLDSLQLFLREVGKHPLLTADQEVTLAKRIERGDAAAKEKMVESNLRLVVSIAKRYRNQGLPFLDLIQEGCIGLNRATEKFDWRKGFKFSTYATWWIRQAVARALADKARTIRIPVHMVEKLNKVVKAERDLVVELGREPTNEEIADKAVLSVQDVEEVKSLVRASVSLNMTVGEEDDAELGDMIENDSEPPVEETVHEDIRRERIRELVDSLPYMERKVISARYGFEGEPQTLDEIGRSWGMARERIRKIERDALNHLEGMQEAQELKDA; the protein is encoded by the coding sequence ATGGAATTCGGGCCAAGTTTTAATACTAGTATTGCTCCGGAAGAAGACGGACCTGCCGCCTACTATTCGCAGCCACACCTAGAAGTGGTAGGTGGCGGTTATGAATCAGGAATCGACAATTATGCGGATCTTTTAAGTCAGCCAGAGATAAGCTCTTTACTCGAGTCGGCCCAGAACCACGGCCTTATTGATCTAGAATCAATTACCAGTGCCTGTGACGGCTTAGGTTTAGAGGATCACGATGTTAGCCGGGTGATTCACATGATCGAACAATCGGGGGTGACTATCAACGGCGACCACGAGGGTGAGGAGCAGGAAATTGATGAGCTGATTAGGAGCGGCTCGCTGGATAGTTTACAGCTTTTCTTAAGAGAGGTAGGTAAACACCCTTTACTGACTGCGGATCAAGAGGTGACTCTGGCCAAAAGAATTGAGAGAGGCGATGCGGCGGCCAAGGAAAAAATGGTAGAGAGTAACCTGCGCTTAGTGGTTTCTATTGCCAAGCGTTATCGAAACCAAGGCCTGCCCTTTTTGGATTTAATTCAAGAGGGATGCATCGGGTTAAATCGAGCCACTGAAAAGTTCGACTGGCGCAAAGGTTTCAAATTCTCTACTTACGCTACCTGGTGGATTCGCCAAGCTGTAGCCCGGGCCCTGGCCGACAAGGCCCGCACCATCCGTATTCCGGTGCACATGGTTGAAAAACTCAACAAAGTTGTGAAAGCCGAACGCGACTTGGTTGTGGAGCTAGGGCGCGAACCGACTAACGAAGAAATTGCCGACAAAGCCGTTCTGTCGGTTCAGGATGTCGAGGAAGTTAAGTCTCTGGTAAGAGCTTCTGTATCTTTGAACATGACCGTTGGCGAAGAAGACGATGCTGAGCTTGGCGACATGATAGAAAACGATTCCGAACCCCCTGTCGAAGAAACCGTTCACGAGGATATTCGCCGTGAGCGTATCCGCGAACTCGTAGACAGCTTGCCCTATATGGAAAGAAAAGTTATATCAGCCCGCTACGGGTTTGAGGGCGAGCCTCAAACTTTGGACGAAATCGGAAGAAGCTGGGGAATGGCCAGAGAAAGAATTCGAAAAATAGAAAGAGATGCCCTGAATCATCTAGAGGGTATGCAAGAAGCACAAGAGCTCAAGGATGCGTAA
- the rpoD gene encoding RNA polymerase sigma factor RpoD, with product MPRKKAEDKKAAPKRTNKTYDKEITQLLEQGKKDGKLDQRDIFALIPDAPANIDVLERLYAEMTENDIELLPATEPDAVELSDWEEEEAEEELLKEDNSYIDDIADDSVRLYLREIGKIPLLSAEEELALAKRVVSGDKRAKDQMAEANMRLVVSIAKRYVGRGLDLLDLIQEGNTGLLRAVEKFDPERGFKFSTYATWWIRQAITRAIADQARTIRIPVHMVETINKLLRTQRRLTQELNREPTNEEIAVAMEMDVDKVEHIMKIKQDISSLDASVRDDEEDSVLGDFIEDEDQKSPTESASEQLLKEQVRQILGTLTEREQKILKLRFGLEDGKSHTLEEVGQEFSVTRERIRQIEAKALAKLRKNKETRRLHEYLQ from the coding sequence ATGCCCAGAAAGAAAGCTGAAGACAAGAAGGCCGCGCCCAAGCGGACCAACAAAACTTATGATAAAGAAATTACCCAGTTGCTCGAGCAGGGTAAGAAAGACGGTAAACTCGATCAGCGCGATATTTTCGCATTGATTCCAGACGCTCCGGCAAATATCGATGTGCTGGAACGCCTATATGCCGAAATGACCGAAAACGACATCGAACTGCTGCCGGCTACCGAACCTGACGCCGTAGAACTGAGCGATTGGGAAGAAGAGGAAGCCGAAGAAGAACTTCTAAAAGAGGACAACTCTTATATAGACGATATTGCCGATGACAGCGTGCGTCTTTACTTGCGCGAAATCGGTAAAATCCCGCTTTTGTCCGCCGAAGAAGAGTTGGCGCTGGCTAAAAGGGTCGTGTCCGGCGACAAACGGGCCAAAGACCAAATGGCCGAAGCCAACATGCGTTTGGTAGTCTCTATTGCTAAGCGTTATGTAGGCCGTGGCTTAGACCTGCTTGATTTAATCCAAGAAGGCAACACTGGTTTGTTGCGCGCAGTAGAAAAATTCGATCCAGAACGCGGTTTCAAATTTTCTACTTATGCAACTTGGTGGATTCGCCAAGCTATCACCCGGGCCATTGCCGACCAGGCCCGCACCATCCGTATTCCGGTGCACATGGTCGAAACTATCAATAAGCTGCTGCGCACCCAGCGCCGCCTGACTCAGGAGTTAAACCGCGAACCGACCAACGAAGAAATTGCCGTTGCTATGGAGATGGATGTCGACAAGGTCGAGCACATCATGAAAATTAAACAAGATATCAGTTCGCTCGATGCTTCGGTCCGCGACGACGAAGAAGATAGCGTTTTGGGCGATTTTATCGAGGACGAAGACCAAAAAAGTCCTACCGAGTCTGCCAGCGAACAGCTGCTCAAAGAACAAGTTCGTCAAATCTTAGGCACACTAACCGAGCGCGAACAAAAGATCTTAAAGCTACGTTTTGGCCTAGAGGACGGCAAAAGCCACACTCTAGAAGAAGTCGGTCAGGAGTTCAGCGTTACCCGCGAGCGCATCCGTCAGATCGAAGCCAAAGCCCTGGCTAAACTGCGCAAGAACAAAGAAACCCGCCGTCTGCACGAATACCTGCAGTAA
- a CDS encoding AAA family ATPase, giving the protein MRKPLQLIGISGTNGSGKDTLGQILAEDYDWLFVSVSDLLRDEARRRNLPIERQNLRKISAEWRREFGLGILMDKAVEVFKATDGKYAGLVISNLRNAGEADEIHQLGGKVVWVDADPKLRYQRVSSRSRSAEDQKTFDQFLKEEEDEMHEGGDAATLSMSAVKAKSDIFLTNNDNDLEGFKLQIKSTLNL; this is encoded by the coding sequence ATGCGTAAGCCGCTCCAGTTAATTGGTATTTCTGGTACAAACGGCTCTGGCAAAGATACTCTGGGTCAAATTCTCGCCGAAGATTATGACTGGCTGTTTGTTTCTGTGTCGGATTTGCTGCGTGACGAAGCCAGGCGTCGGAATTTGCCAATCGAGCGCCAGAATTTAAGGAAAATTAGCGCCGAGTGGCGCCGGGAATTTGGCCTAGGAATCCTCATGGATAAAGCGGTTGAAGTTTTTAAAGCAACAGACGGCAAATACGCTGGCTTGGTTATCTCTAATCTTAGAAACGCCGGCGAAGCCGATGAAATCCACCAATTGGGCGGCAAAGTAGTTTGGGTTGATGCCGATCCTAAACTGCGTTACCAGCGCGTTTCTTCTAGGTCGCGCAGCGCCGAAGACCAAAAAACGTTTGATCAATTCCTGAAAGAAGAAGAGGACGAAATGCACGAAGGCGGCGATGCGGCTACCTTGAGTATGTCGGCTGTCAAAGCCAAGTCTGATATTTTTTTAACCAACAACGACAATGATTTAGAGGGTTTTAAATTACAGATTAAATCAACTCTGAACTTATAA